The genomic DNA CGGAAGACGAAGCCGTGCCCGGCTTGGTCCGCAAACACAATGATCTCATCCTGGGATCCATGAGAAAGCATCCAACCCGAATTCTGGGCATGTGCTTTGTCAACCCCGGTTATTTCCGGGAAGCCCAGGACGAGATCACCCGGTGCGTCGTCGACAACGGCATGACGGGAGTCAAACTGTACCATCAATACTGCATCAACGAGCCGGTTCAGTTTCCCGTCATTGAGCGATGCATTGAACTCGGCGTGCCCATCCTCATGCACGCGGGATATCCCGCGGCGCCCGAGTTGCGCCAGCAACAACCCCGCCTTTCGACCGGGGCCCACTTCGCCGACGTTGCCAAACGCTACCCCGAAGCGATGCTGATCTGCGGGCACATCGGCGGGGGCGGCGATTGGGAACGGCAGCTCAAGGGACTGCGCGAAGCTCCCAGCGTCTTTCTCGACACCAGTGGCTCGGTTATCGACGCGGGCATGATCGAGCGCTGCGTGCGCGAACTCGGGATCGACCGGCTTCTCTTCGCGTGCGACGGCAGCATGGAACGCGGCCTTGGAAAGATTGTTGACGCAACACTGACCAAATCCCAGCGCACCAAACTCTACAGCGCCAATTTCCTCCGAATCCTTGCGAGAAGAGCCATATGATTATTGACGCAAATACATGGATTGGCCACTGGCCATTTCGCGCGCTTCCGCAACGGACAGCGAAAGACCTGCTCAAACAAATGGACCGCCTGGGCATCGGCAAAGCCCTGACCGGAAATCTCAATGGGCTGCTCTACAAAGACGTGCACGAATCCAACCATGAACTCGCGCGCGAGCTCCGGCGCCACGGTGACCGCCTTGTCCCTTGCGCCCTGCTCAACCCCCTTTACGATGGCTGGCGCGACGACCTGCGCCAGTGCCGTGAACAATTCGGAATGCCCGTGCTTCGCCTGACCCCGGGCTACCATGGATACGCTTTGACCGAGCCCTGTGCGCTCGAACTGATCGCCGCGGCGCACGAGATTGGCATGCGGGTCGCGTTCTATTGGCGCGTCGTCGATCCGCGCGGACGCCACCGCCTCGACCCCGGCCGGGAAGCCGACGAGACGGCGGTCCGCTACGCCGCCGGGCAATTCCCCAATGCCCAGTTTCTCATGCTGAATTTCCGGCGCGTACTCGACAAGCCCCGCCCGAAACCGGCCTGCCTGTATGACATCACGCTCTTTGTGGGCCGGAACGGATTGCGGTTAACGGACGAGATTGCCGAACACGGCGCGGCAACGTTCGCCGTGGGCACGACCATGCTCCTGCGGTACGGTTCCGCTCCATTATTGGCGCTCGAGAAGTGCGGTCTGGCAAAACGCGACCGAGAAGCCATCGAATGGCGGAACATCATCAAGTTGATACCTGCACTGAAGTGATGTAACGATCCTTGAACGTACTTTCTGGTCATCTGGGGAGGCTGTCATGACAAACCGCGAGCGCGTTCTGGCAATCCTGAATTACAAACCGTACGACAGAATGCCCATCATCCATTTCGGATTCTGGACCGATACCCTCGACAAATGGGCCGCCGAGGGCCACATTACCCGAGAAGAGGCAGACGAGTGGGCCGACGGCAATCCCTGGGACATCGTGATCAGCGAGAAACTCGGGTTTGACTTCAATTACTACTGTTGCTACAGCCCCAACACCGGGTTGAAACCCGATTTCGAACGCGAGGTTATCGAGGAACTACCCGACGGGGGCAAGAAGGTCCGCAACGCCTGGGGCGTTATCGAACTCGAGAAACCCGGCGCGACGTCCATCCCCGCCGAGATAGACCATCTCCTCAAAACGCGCAAAGACTGGGAACAACATTACAAACACCGCCTTCAGTTCAAACCTGCACGCGTGACCGGGTCGGAGGTCCTGGTGAACGCACAAATGGTCCCATGGAACGAGGGTGGTCTCGAGTTTCTCCAGAAGGACGAACGGGATTATTACTACGGACTCCATTGCGGCAGCCTCTTCGGCGAAGTGCGCAACATCCTGGGCGTCACCGGCGCCAGCTACCTGTTCGCGGAAGATGACGCCCTGTTTACCGAAATCATTGACACCCGGGCCGAACTCTCGTACCAGGCGGTCAAGATGACCCTCGAAAGCGGCGCAAAATTCGATTTCGCCCATTTCTGGGAAGACATCTGTTTCAAGAATGGGCCGCTGATCATCCCGTCGGTCTTCGACGAAAAGGTCGGCCCTCACTACAAGCGCATTACCGAACTCGTCAACAGCTACGGCATCACTATCGTCTCCCTCGATTGCGACGGATGCATCGACGCGCTAATTCCCACGTGGCTCAACAACGGCGTCAACACCATGTTCCCCATCGAGGTCGGCACCTGGAACGCCAGCATCGCCCCATGGCGCAAGCAATATGGCAAAGAGCTTCGCGGCGTTGGCGGCATGAACAAGGTGGTGTTCGCACGCGACCGGGCCGCCATTGACGCCGAGGTCGAGCGTCTCAAGCCGCTGGTCGAACTGGGCGCCTACGTCCCCTGCCCTGACCACCGATTGGCCCCCGACGCGAAATGGGACAACGTCCGCTACTATTGCGACCGCATGCGCGAGACCTTCTCATAACCAGAAAATTCCGCGGCTGAGGCAGGGGAAAGCAGCTTGGCCGCGGTCGCGGAAGTCCTGGAAGAAAGCCGCGGACGGGTCAGGTCCGCGGCTTTTGTTCGTTCTCTTCAGGGCCGGGGGGCGGCGGCTTCCAAAACCCCGC from Candidatus Hydrogenedentota bacterium includes the following:
- a CDS encoding amidohydrolase family protein, with amino-acid sequence MIIDCHGHCSIDGSYFMSADDTVRSMDLYGVDRICCSAPITEDEAVPGLVRKHNDLILGSMRKHPTRILGMCFVNPGYFREAQDEITRCVVDNGMTGVKLYHQYCINEPVQFPVIERCIELGVPILMHAGYPAAPELRQQQPRLSTGAHFADVAKRYPEAMLICGHIGGGGDWERQLKGLREAPSVFLDTSGSVIDAGMIERCVRELGIDRLLFACDGSMERGLGKIVDATLTKSQRTKLYSANFLRILARRAI
- a CDS encoding uroporphyrinogen decarboxylase family protein; this translates as MTNRERVLAILNYKPYDRMPIIHFGFWTDTLDKWAAEGHITREEADEWADGNPWDIVISEKLGFDFNYYCCYSPNTGLKPDFEREVIEELPDGGKKVRNAWGVIELEKPGATSIPAEIDHLLKTRKDWEQHYKHRLQFKPARVTGSEVLVNAQMVPWNEGGLEFLQKDERDYYYGLHCGSLFGEVRNILGVTGASYLFAEDDALFTEIIDTRAELSYQAVKMTLESGAKFDFAHFWEDICFKNGPLIIPSVFDEKVGPHYKRITELVNSYGITIVSLDCDGCIDALIPTWLNNGVNTMFPIEVGTWNASIAPWRKQYGKELRGVGGMNKVVFARDRAAIDAEVERLKPLVELGAYVPCPDHRLAPDAKWDNVRYYCDRMRETFS